Genomic window (Nitrospirota bacterium):
TGCTGCAGGTGAGGCCGGGCCAGGGATTTCACGGCCCGGGCGGCGGCGCAAGTGCAACCGCTTCGATGCTCGGCCTTGATGATGCCGCAGCTATCTCACGGGAAGTCTCCGGGCTGGCTGCTGTTGCGCCTTTTGCTTCTAAGTCGATTCAGGCGATCTACGGGAGCGAGAACTGGTCTACTTCAGTCACAGGCACGAGCAATGAATATCTGGATGTGAGAAACTGGCCTCTGCTGGAAGGCCGGGAATTCACCGACGGAGAACTGCGGGCCGGAAAGTCTGTCTGCATCATAGGCACAACTGTGCGCGACAAACTCTTCGGCGGCATCAGCCCGGTCGGGAATACGATCCGCCTTGGTAAACTCTCATGCCAGGTAATAGGGGTACTCGTATCAAAGGGACAGTCCAGCTTCGGCAGCGATCAGGATGACTTTGTGCTCGTTCCGATCCATATGTTTCAGAGAAGAATAGCCGGGAATACTGACATCAGCACCATACTGGTCTCGGCGCAGGACGGCATTTCAACTGAAAAGGTCCAAAGAGATATCGAACTGCTGATGCGCGAACGCAGGCGCATCCTGCCGGGGAAAGAGGATGATTTCAATGTAAGGGATATGAAAGAGATCGTGAGCACGCTCACAGGCACGACACGTGTGCTTACCGCTCTTTTGAGCGCTGTTGCAGCTGTCAGCCTTCTGGTCGGAGGGATTGGTATCATGAACATAATGCTCGTCTCCGTCACAGAGCGCACAAGGGAGATCGGCATCCGTCTTGCCATAGGCGCAATGGAGCGTGAGGTGCTGATGCAGTTTCTCATAGAGGCGGTTGTGCTCTCATCATTGGGCGGTATAGTCGGCATCCTGCTGGGACTCTCGGCTTCAGCTGCCGGCGCATCCCTGCTATCTGTCCCGCTCGTGCTTAACCCATGGGTCGTGCTCATAGCCTTTACATTTTCAGCGGCAGTAGGCGTTATCTTCGGATACTTCCCAGCGCAGAAGGCTGCGAGGCTCGATCCTATAGATGCGCTTCGGCATGAATAAAGATATGCAAAGAGAACTATAACTGGTTATTTAATATCCCCTCTTTGACAAAGAGGGGGCAGGGGAGATTTTATAATTATGCTTTTAAATTTCATACTCAGTTCAATTGGCTAAAACCTACGGTGAAAATACAACTACTAACGGTTCATAGTTATTGTTCTCAACGATTACTTCATCTCCAGCTTCAATGGTAACCCCTTCACTATGGCCAAGTTCACTTGTGGCAACATAAGATAATCTGAGTTTGAATTTTTGGCTTATGCCTAATGCCTTGCTTTTGACTGTCACAAGAACAGGAAAGTCTTGTTTTATAGTAGTGTTAAAAACAGCAACAAATCCTGGTCCAAGCAATGCCTGCCGGAACGTAACCTTTACAGGCATTGCCGGCTTACGCTCAAGCTCGGACTTTGCCTCACTTAGCTTGCTTTGAAGCTCTGCTATTTGAGCACGTAGGTTGCTGTTTTCCGCTTGTGCCTTTTCAAATTCTGACTTTGAGACACACGCTACAAACAACAGTGACGAAAGTAAAACTAGTAGAACTTTTTTCATAAGTTTATCTCCCTCTATTCTTCAGATAACTGAACATATATCGGTCGAATTGAAACACTATCATATTGAATTTGTTTAAGTACAATACCAAATTGTTTCTTTTCATGAGGAATCATAGCAGACCAAGGAAGCTTTTCTGAAAGGACTACCAGACCACCAGATTTATACTCTACTAATACAAATGCCTGTTTGATTTCATGCATAGATGGGTTTATAGCTAAACCAAATAATCCTTTTCCACCACCTTGAGCATAATCAATTTTTAAATCTCGGAAAAATAGACGGGATGCTGCCAGCTTCTCCTGCTCCAGTTGTTTGTTTTGTCGGTTAATCTCTTCCAGTTTTGCTTCCAGTACCTCATTAGCAGTATTAACTGTTGTTTCGAGTAAGGCAAGAACTCCCCCACCTTTTCCAGCCTCCGGGTTTTCTGAAGTTCTGTATGAGAAGACAGCGTTATTAATTAGCAATGACTCATGGTCTGGATTAATCTTCCCACTAATATAATACTGTTGTGCTTCTTTGGCATAACCTTCCATGTTATGTGTTCGGTCGTCATTCAATGGATGGTCATATAACATATCTCCAGCATAGCTTCCTAAAGCATTATGTAATCTCTTCCATATCATTATGCCAGCCGTAGGGTCATATCCCGCCAACGCCGAGTATATTACAGAATATTTATCAGCTTCATCTTCCTGAATAGTTGTAAAACTTGCATCAAACATGGCATCTTTTCTCAAATCCTTATCTGCTAGTTTCGCGATAGCTCTTTTACCTGTACCCTCACTTGTATGCCGCGCTGCAACATGTGCCATTTCATGCGATATGACTGCTGCCAGCTCATCATCGGTTTTAAGTCCAATATCTGACCCAAACATTCCAGTGGATAAAAATACCTTCCCCCCTCCAATTGTGAAAGCGTTCTGAACTTCACTTGCGATAACATGAATTTCCCAAGGAAGATGCTTCCTATGCACAACTTTTTGAAGTTGGTTGAATACAGTTACAACTCTATCGTAGTATTCTGTATCGCCATCAATTTTAATTCCTTTATTGCGAGCCTCGGTCAATATCTGTTTAGTTATTTCTTCAGCCTTGTTTATTTCCTCTTGTTCTGAAACAAGGTTGATTTGGCGCTCTCCGGTTACAGGGTCAGGAGAGCTAATAGCGTTGCTGACCGACATCATTCCTTTATCAACAGAAGCACATGCAGATAGCATCAGCAAGACTACAGCCATAATTAAACCGATGATTGATAGCCAAACTGTTTGTGAACGTTTCATTTGATCATCTCCAGTATTTGATTGTGAATGAATATGGAAGTCCGACTTCCATAATTCTGCTTTCATAAAAGCAATTATAGCAGAACTGCTTGCTTTTGCAGGATATTATTTTGACAACACTTGTATAATTATAGTTAAATAAATTTCCAATAAATATGAAACTGGATTCCCCGGTCAAGCCGGAGAATGACAAAAACAAAAGGAGTCTATCATGGCACTGAATCACAAAAAATCCAAAGAACTCTTTAATAAAGCAAAACGCCTGATCCCGGGCGGAGTGAACAGTCCTGTCCGCGCATTCAACGCAGTCGGAGGCAATCCTATCTTCATTGATTCCGCAAAGGGGTCAAAGATATATGACGTTGACGGCAATGAATATATTGATTACGTGCTCTCATGGGGGCCGATGATACTCGGACATGCGAATCCAACTATCATAAAGGCGCTTCAGAAGGCTGCTGAAAAGGGAACAAGCTTTGGAGCCCCAACACCTCTTGAGGTGGAGCTTGCAGGCATGGTGCGCAAGGTATACCCCTCAATGGAAGTGATGAGGATGGTCAGCTCAGGAACTGAGGCGACGATGAGCGCCATCAGGGCTGCGCGCGGTTTTACAGGAAGGGACAAGATAGTAAAATTTGAGGGATGTTACCACGGGCATGCTGACGGCCTTCTGGTCAAGGCTGGCTCAGGCATGGCTACATTCGGAGTGCCTACAAGTCCGGGCGTGCCGAAGGATTACGCGAGGAATACCATCACGCTTCCTTACAACGACCTTAGTGCGTTTAAGAAGATATGTGAAAAGGCGGGCAAAGATATCGCATGTGTAATAATCGAGCCTGTTGTCGGCAACAGCGGCTGCATACTTCCGAAGCCGGGATATCTTGAAGGGCTGAGAAGCGTTACAAAAAAACACGGCATCGTGCTTATATTCGATGAAGTGATGACAGGATTCAGGGTTTCATACGGCGGAGCGCAGAAGGCGTTCGGCATAAAGCCTGACATGACATGCCTTGGAAAGGTTATTGGCGGCGGACTTCCTGTCGGAGCATATGGAGGCAGGGAAGATATAATGAGAAAGATAGCTCCTGACGGGCCTGTGTATCAGGCAGGTACGCTCTCAGGAAACCCGCTTGCAATGACAGCAGGAATTGAGACATTGAAGATACTCTCAAAGCCTGAGACATACAAAACTCTCATGGCTAAATCAAAGGCGCTTGAAGAGGCGTTCAAAGATGCTGCAAAGCGCGCAGGCATAAAGACAAAGTTCTACAGGGCGGGCACAATGTTCTGCACATACTTCACTGACAAAGAGGTCTACAACTTCACTGACGCTGCAAAGACAGACACCGCGAAGTTCTCCTTATACTTCAGAAAGATGCTTGACAGGGGCATAAACCTTGCGCCGTCAGCATACGAGGCGGGCTTCATGTCGCTTGCTCATACAAGCGCTGATATAAATAAGACCGCAAGGGCAGCGTACGAGACATTTAAAGAGATCAAGTGAAGCTCATAATCACAGGTTTTTCAAATTCTGGAAAGACAACGGTCTTTAACGCTCTCACAGGCCAGAACCTTGAGACTACCGCGTACTCAACCTCAATATCCGCTGACATCGAGCCGCAGCACGGCATTGTAAAGGTGCCTGACGCGCGGATAGACAAGCTCGTAGAGATATACGAACCAAAGAAGACTACCTATGCGACTGTAGAGTATCTTGATTACCTCGGAATAACATCAGGCGATACCGCGCAGAATGCGAAAGTATTTAAGCTTCTGAAGGATGCCGATGCGATTGTCCATGTTGTCCGCGCATTTGAAGATACATCTGTTATACACCCGATGAAGAGCATTGACCCTCTACGGGATGTGTCATCATTTGAAGCTGAACTTATCCTCGGAGACCTCGAGTTTATAGAGAAACGGCTTGAGAAGATAGAGGCGCAGGAAAAGAAGGGCAAGAAGCCTGAGACAGGTGATAAAGGCCTTCTGCTTAAATGCAAGGCAGCGCTTGAGGATGAGATATCCCTGAGGGATATTGAGTTCAATGATGAAGAGAAGAGGCAGATGCTCCCGTATCAGTTACTGACCACCATGCATGAGATAATCGTTCTCAATATCAATGAGAGCGATATCAACTCTGATAAGGCAAAAGAGCTTCAGAATAAAGTTGAGACGTTTTTCAAGGAGAAGGGCAAAGGCATAGCGCCTCAGATCCTGACCCTCTGCGGAAAGATAGAGATGGAGATAGCGCAGCTTCCTCATGATGAAGCAAAAGAATTTCTGGATGAACTCGGCATTGAGGAACCCGCCATGAAGAAGCTCTGCCATGTATCATACGATGCGCTCGGGCTTATCTCATTCCTGACATCAGGCACAGATGAAGTGAGGGCGTGGACGATAAGAAAAGGGCTGCGCGCCCAGCAGGCGGCAGGAAAGATACATTCAGATATAGAGAGAGGTTTCATCAGGGCAGAGACCGTCAGCTATGAAGACTTCATCGCTTCAGGCGGAGACATGGCCAAGGCAAAAGAGAAAGGCTTATTCAGGCAGGAAGGCAAGGCCTATGAAGTAAAAGACGGGGATATAATTAATTTTAAGTTTAATGTGTAGAGTTTTTGCCGCTGTAATACAATAACTGCCTCTTTTCTTTGTCTGTTCAAAATTCTTCTTAATATGGTATAGTGTAGATAATCATATAAACCATATTAAGAAGAAGGCATGAATTTGTGCGATATTTAGACCAAAAGACAAGCAGACGCCTGGATGAAAAATTGTCGTTGCTGAATTCCTGTCGTCCGCTTCCAAAGACGGCAGTCCGAAAACTGAAGGAGCAGTTTGGGATTGAGATGACGTACAATTCAAACGCAATAGAGGGAAACAGCCTGACGCTTAAAGAGACCTTCCTCGTCATCAATGAAGGCCTGACTATCAAGGGCAAGCCTCTTAAAGACCATCTTGAGGCGAAGAGCCACACAGAGGCGCTGGAGTATCTATATGAATTAGTGGACAAGGACAGGCGAAGCACGCTCTCTGAACGATTGATCAGGGAATTGAATCAGATCGTGATGCGGGACATTGATAAGGAATGGGCCGGAAGATACCGAAACAGCAATGTGATAATTGGCGGGGCGGATCATACGCCGCCTGACGCAGTTGAAGTGCCTCAACTGATACACGAGCTTATTGACCGGGTACGGCAGGACAGAAAAATTTTGCATCCCGTTGAATTGGCTGCTCTTCTGCATCACAGGCTTGTCCATATTCACCCCTTTTTTGACGGTAACGGGAGAACTGCGCGGCTTGTGATGAATGTTATTTTAATGCAGGCAGGATTTCCGCTGGTAGTTATTCTGAAAAATGACCGGAAAAAGTATTACAGGACACTTGGAGAGTCTGATAAGGGGAACTATGGCCCGTTCGTGAATTTTATCGCACAGGCGGTTCAGAGATCGCTTGACATTTACCTTAAAGTGCTGACCCCGGCACGAAAGACCAAAGAACGTTTTATTTCGCTTGCGGAGCTTGCAAAAGGATCAAAGTTTACGGATAAGTATCTCAATCTTCTGGCACGCAGCGGAAAGCTGGAGGCTCATAAAGAAGGGCGCAACTGGCTCTCGTCGAAAGAGGCGCTGGAGAGATATCTGGATGGAAGGGAAAGAAAAAGGAAGTGAGGTCAAAGACGGGGATATAATTAATTTTAAGTTTAATGTGTAGCTGATTCCTATATAACCACGCCTTCCTCTCAAAAAACAATTAAAACGGCACCAGGTCGATGCCGTCGGCTGCGGTATCAATAACACCGTCTGCTGCGTTTCCAACTCCGGGGACGACCGAAACTACAGCCCCGCCGACACGCAATGGAACGGTCACTACCTTTGTAAAGAAGCAGCCGCTTAACTGGATGATAAAAAATAATACGATCAAAAGTTTGAATAATTTCATTATGGCCTCCTAATGTGTAGAGTTGATGGTCACCTTGTTCTTTCCGGTCTGCTTGGATGTATAGAGGCAGGCGGTTGCCCTTTTAATGAGCATCATTGCATCCTCTTCGCTCTTGCGGCCCAGGGCTCCGCATGAGGCCCCGATACTGATCGTTACCGGTATATTATCTATTGTCTCCATGCCGGTTATGGCCCTTAGATTTTCCGCAACGGTTTTTATGGAATCCCTGAGCACGTCCGGCAGGAAGAT
Coding sequences:
- a CDS encoding ABC transporter permease, which codes for MIFNTILLALREIRRNVLRSSLTILGIVIGVAAVITMVTLGSGATQQVTADITKLGSNMLQVRPGQGFHGPGGGASATASMLGLDDAAAISREVSGLAAVAPFASKSIQAIYGSENWSTSVTGTSNEYLDVRNWPLLEGREFTDGELRAGKSVCIIGTTVRDKLFGGISPVGNTIRLGKLSCQVIGVLVSKGQSSFGSDQDDFVLVPIHMFQRRIAGNTDISTILVSAQDGISTEKVQRDIELLMRERRRILPGKEDDFNVRDMKEIVSTLTGTTRVLTALLSAVAAVSLLVGGIGIMNIMLVSVTERTREIGIRLAIGAMEREVLMQFLIEAVVLSSLGGIVGILLGLSASAAGASLLSVPLVLNPWVVLIAFTFSAAVGVIFGYFPAQKAARLDPIDALRHE
- the ychF gene encoding redox-regulated ATPase YchF, translated to MKLIITGFSNSGKTTVFNALTGQNLETTAYSTSISADIEPQHGIVKVPDARIDKLVEIYEPKKTTYATVEYLDYLGITSGDTAQNAKVFKLLKDADAIVHVVRAFEDTSVIHPMKSIDPLRDVSSFEAELILGDLEFIEKRLEKIEAQEKKGKKPETGDKGLLLKCKAALEDEISLRDIEFNDEEKRQMLPYQLLTTMHEIIVLNINESDINSDKAKELQNKVETFFKEKGKGIAPQILTLCGKIEMEIAQLPHDEAKEFLDELGIEEPAMKKLCHVSYDALGLISFLTSGTDEVRAWTIRKGLRAQQAAGKIHSDIERGFIRAETVSYEDFIASGGDMAKAKEKGLFRQEGKAYEVKDGDIINFKFNV
- the hemL gene encoding glutamate-1-semialdehyde 2,1-aminomutase, yielding MNHKKSKELFNKAKRLIPGGVNSPVRAFNAVGGNPIFIDSAKGSKIYDVDGNEYIDYVLSWGPMILGHANPTIIKALQKAAEKGTSFGAPTPLEVELAGMVRKVYPSMEVMRMVSSGTEATMSAIRAARGFTGRDKIVKFEGCYHGHADGLLVKAGSGMATFGVPTSPGVPKDYARNTITLPYNDLSAFKKICEKAGKDIACVIIEPVVGNSGCILPKPGYLEGLRSVTKKHGIVLIFDEVMTGFRVSYGGAQKAFGIKPDMTCLGKVIGGGLPVGAYGGREDIMRKIAPDGPVYQAGTLSGNPLAMTAGIETLKILSKPETYKTLMAKSKALEEAFKDAAKRAGIKTKFYRAGTMFCTYFTDKEVYNFTDAAKTDTAKFSLYFRKMLDRGINLAPSAYEAGFMSLAHTSADINKTARAAYETFKEIK
- a CDS encoding M48 family metalloprotease, with translation MKAELWKSDFHIHSQSNTGDDQMKRSQTVWLSIIGLIMAVVLLMLSACASVDKGMMSVSNAISSPDPVTGERQINLVSEQEEINKAEEITKQILTEARNKGIKIDGDTEYYDRVVTVFNQLQKVVHRKHLPWEIHVIASEVQNAFTIGGGKVFLSTGMFGSDIGLKTDDELAAVISHEMAHVAARHTSEGTGKRAIAKLADKDLRKDAMFDASFTTIQEDEADKYSVIYSALAGYDPTAGIMIWKRLHNALGSYAGDMLYDHPLNDDRTHNMEGYAKEAQQYYISGKINPDHESLLINNAVFSYRTSENPEAGKGGGVLALLETTVNTANEVLEAKLEEINRQNKQLEQEKLAASRLFFRDLKIDYAQGGGKGLFGLAINPSMHEIKQAFVLVEYKSGGLVVLSEKLPWSAMIPHEKKQFGIVLKQIQYDSVSIRPIYVQLSEE
- a CDS encoding Fic family protein, with amino-acid sequence MRYLDQKTSRRLDEKLSLLNSCRPLPKTAVRKLKEQFGIEMTYNSNAIEGNSLTLKETFLVINEGLTIKGKPLKDHLEAKSHTEALEYLYELVDKDRRSTLSERLIRELNQIVMRDIDKEWAGRYRNSNVIIGGADHTPPDAVEVPQLIHELIDRVRQDRKILHPVELAALLHHRLVHIHPFFDGNGRTARLVMNVILMQAGFPLVVILKNDRKKYYRTLGESDKGNYGPFVNFIAQAVQRSLDIYLKVLTPARKTKERFISLAELAKGSKFTDKYLNLLARSGKLEAHKEGRNWLSSKEALERYLDGRERKRK